A genomic stretch from Leptodactylus fuscus isolate aLepFus1 chromosome 10, aLepFus1.hap2, whole genome shotgun sequence includes:
- the PPP2R2D gene encoding serine/threonine-protein phosphatase 2A 55 kDa regulatory subunit B delta isoform, translating into MAGVGGGNDFQWCFSQVKGAIDEDVAEADIISTVEFNFSGDLLATGDKGGRVVIFQREQESKSRPHSRGEYNVYSTFQSHEPEFDYLKSLEIEEKINKIRWLPQQNAAHFLLSTNDKTIKLWKISERDKRAEGYNLKDEDGRLRDPFRITSLRVPILKPMDLMVEASPRRIFANAHTYHINSISVNSDHETYLSADDLRINLWHLEITDRSFNIVDIKPANMEELTEVITAAEFHPHQCNVFVYSSSKGTIRLCDMRDSALCDRHSKFFEEPEDPSSRSFFSEIISSISDVKFSHSGRYMMTRDYLSVKVWDLNMESRPVETYQVHEYLRSKLCSLYENDCIFDKFECCWNGSDSAIMTGSYNNFFRMFDRNTRRDITLEASRESSKPRAILKPRKVCTGGKRKKDEINVDSLDFNKKILHTAWHPKENIIAVAATNNLYIFQDKVN; encoded by the exons ATGGCAG GAGTGGGCGGAGGGAACGATTTCCAGTGGTGTTTCTCCCAAGTCAAAGGTGCCATAGACGAGGATGTGGCAGAAG CTGATATCATTTCCACTGTCGAATTCAACTTTTCTGGAGACTTGTTAGCAACAGGAGACAAAGGAGGAAGAGTCGTCATATTTCAAAGGGAACAAGAG AGTAAAAGCCGTCCTCATTCTAGGGGTGAATACAATGTTTACAGCACCTTTCAGAGCCATGAACCTGAATTTGACTACTTAAAAAGTCTAGAAATTGAAGAGAAAATTAACAAAATTAGGTGGTTGCCGCAGCAGAATGCCGCCCATTTTCTTCTTTCTACCAATG ACAAGACTATAAAATTGTGGAAAATTAGCGAGCGCGATAAAAGAGCCGAAGGCTACAACCTGAAGGATGAAGATGGCCGGCTACGCGATCCCTTTAGAATCACTTCTTTACGG GTGCCAATTTTGAAGCCCATGGACCTAATGGTTGAAGCGAGTCCACGGAGGATATTTGCAAACGCACATACATATCACATAAACTCTATTTCAGTTAATAGCGATCATGAAACATACCTCTCTGCAGATGACCTGAGAATTAATTTATGGCATTTAGAAATTACAGATAGAAGTTTTA ATATTGTAGATATTAAGCCTGCTAACATGGAGGAATTGACAGAAGTCATCACAGCTGCTGAATTCCACCCTCACCAATGTAACGTGTTCGTCTACAGCAGTAGCAAAGGAACGATTAGACTTTGTGACATGCGGGATTCCGCGCTCTGCGATAGACATTCGAAAT tttTTGAGGAGCCAGAAGACCCGAGCAGCAGATCATTTTTCTCCGAAATCATCTCTTCAATATCTGATGTCAAGTTCAGTCACAGCGGTCGCTACATGATGACAAGAGATTACTTGTCTGTCAAAGTGTGGGACCTGAACATGGAGAGCCGACCTGTAGAGACATATCAG GTTCATGAATATCTTCGGAGTAAGCTTTGTTCTCTCTATGAGAATGACTGCATCTTTGACAAGTTTGAGTGCTGCTGGAATGGATCTGACAG CGCCATTATGACTGGCTCTTACAACAACTTCTTCAGAATGTTTGATAGAAACACCCGCCGGGATATCACCTTGGAAGCATCTAGAGAAAGCAGCAAACCCCGTGCCATTTTAAAGCCAAGGAAAGTCTGTACCGGCGGTAAGAGGAAGAAAGACGAGATCAACGTTGACAGCTTAGATTTCAACAAAAAGATTCTACACACTGCATGGCACCCAAAAGAGAATATTATCGCTGTTGCTGCCACCAATAATTTGTATATATTTCAGGACAAAGTTAATTAA